In Tribolium castaneum strain GA2 chromosome 4, icTriCast1.1, whole genome shotgun sequence, one DNA window encodes the following:
- the VAChT gene encoding vesicular acetylcholine transporter: protein MTTIPILNMEWGELKEVMWTKVQEPRTQRKLILVIVSIALLLDNMLYMVIVPIIPDYLRYIGAYNDEVTVPGNATLPPGTPYKHDHHGQDSATGILFASKAIVQLMVNPFSGALIDRIGYDIPMMIGLTIMFLSTAVFACGRSYGLLFFARSLQGVGSAFADTSGLAMIADRFTEENERSKALGIALAFISFGCLVAPPFGGALYQFAGKEVPFLILAFVSLMDGFMLLLVMKPLKTQLKEAGLAKPPSVPIWRLFMDPYIAVCSGALMMSNVALAFLEPTISLWMEDNLTTDNWKIGMIWLPAFFPHVFGVIFTVKMAKKYPQYQWLMAAGGLALEGLCCFIIPFASSYKVLMIPICGICFGVALIDTALLPTLGYLVDVRYVSIYGSIYAIADISYSVAYAIGPIIAGGVVEAIGFTALNVGIAFSNLLYAPVLMYLKHIYDFKPFENEANILMSDPPNKEYQTYSMQEQKPISDDIQNHLEYKQQETNFDSNGTYQQGYDQYQGYQQSYQEVPAYQQPRPPQQAEQPSNPFRPAETGRNPFRQGF, encoded by the coding sequence ATGACGACCATCCCGATCCTAAACATGGAGTGGGGTGAGCTGAAGGAAGTGATGTGGACCAAAGTGCAAGAACCGCGCACCCAACGCAAACTCATCCTCGTGATCGTTTCCATCGCCCTCCTCCTGGACAACATGCTGTACATGGTGATCGTGCCCATCATCCCCGACTATCTGCGATACATCGGTGCCTACAACGACGAAGTGACCGTTCCGGGAAACGCCACGCTTCCACCAGGTACTCCCTACAAGCACGACCATCACGGCCAGGACTCGGCTACCGGCATCCTATTCGCATCCAAGGCCATAGTCCAGCTGATGGTCAATCCTTTCTCGGGAGCTCTAATCGACCGCATCGGCTACGACATCCCAATGATGATCGGACTCACGATAATGTTTCTGTCGACGGCAGTGTTCGCCTGTGGCCGCAGCTACGGCCTCCTCTTCTTCGCCCGAAGCCTCCAAGGGGTCGGCTCGGCCTTCGCCGACACCTCGGGGCTGGCCATGATCGCCGACCGCTTCACGGAGGAAAACGAACGCTCGAAAGCCCTCGGCATAGCCCTAGCTTTCATCAGTTTCGGGTGTCTGGTGGCGCCGCCTTTCGGAGGAGCCTTGTACCAATTCGCCGGAAAGGAAGTACCGTTCCTGATCCTAGCCTTCGTTTCACTCATGGACGGCTTTATGCTGCTCCTGGTCATGAAGCCTTTGAAAACCCAACTCAAGGAGGCAGGTCTCGCCAAGCCGCCTTCCGTGCCCATCTGGCGCCTGTTCATGGACCCGTACATCGCGGTCTGTTCCGGGGCGCTGATGATGTCGAACGTGGCGTTGGCCTTCCTGGAACCCACGATCTCCTTGTGGATGGAAGACAACCTCACCACCGACAACTGGAAGATCGGGATGATTTGGCTGCCCGCGTTCTTCCCGCACGTCTTTGGCGTCATCTTCACGGTCAAGATGGCCAAGAAGTACCCGCAGTACCAGTGGCTGATGGCGGCAGGGGGTCTCGCTTTGGAAGGCTTGTGCTGCTTCATTATCCCCTTCGCCAGCTCGTACAAAGTCCTCATGATCCCGATCTGCGGCATTTGCTTCGGAGTCGCTTTAATAGACACCGCTCTCCTTCCCACCCTGGGCTACCTGGTGGACGTCAGATATGTTTCCATTTACGGAAGCATTTACGCAATCGCAGACATATCGTATTCCGTTGCTTACGCCATTGGACCTATCATCGCTGGAGGAGTGGTCGAAGCGATCGGTTTCACGGCGCTTAACGTAGGTATCGCCTTTTCCAACTTGCTGTACGCGCCGGTACTCATGTACCTCAAACATATCTACGACTTCAAACCATTCGAGAACGAAGCCAACATCCTCATGTCGGATCCTCCGAACAAGGAGTACCAAACGTACTCCATGCAGGAGCAAAAACCGATCTCGGATGACATTCAAAACCATCTCGAGTATAAACAACAGGAGACTAACTTCGATTCAAACGGGACGTACCAGCAAGGGTACGACCAGTACCAAGGCTACCAGCAGAGTTACCAAGAAGTACCGGCTTACCAGCAACCTAGACCGCCCCAACAAGCCGAGCAACCTTCGAACCCGTTTAGACCAGCCGAAACAGGACGAAATCCCTTCAGGCAGGGTTTCTAA
- the LOC664395 gene encoding LOW QUALITY PROTEIN: alpha-amylase-like (The sequence of the model RefSeq protein was modified relative to this genomic sequence to represent the inferred CDS: inserted 1 base in 1 codon) — MRKPQFVLLTIVVSLWLVQGQKKPNFAANRSVIVHLNEWKWADIGDECERYLQYGSFGGVQISPVAENVIVKGRPWWERYQPVSYNLTTRSGSESQLSDMISRCNKVGIRIYADVIFNHMAALTGIGTAGNKAMSDVKIYPGVPYTPEDFHPTCNIPNYLDPEVVRNCELNNLRDLDQSTQNVQLRIVTYLNKLIGLGVAGFRVDSAKYIATEQLEEIYSKLNDLNTSFFPPKTRSFIYQDVPVFDNDVIGNEGYAKLGNVLESRFSLAISRVFSGKDNLTNLQNWGPDWGFIPTNDSVVFXHNNQRNGQILNYQALKLYKMALAFMLSHPYGLPRIISSYFFHNKDVGSPQDSDENVKSPIIYTDGSCGNGFVCEHRWPQVRNMVDFRNAVSGTEIGNWWSNNEQQIAFSRGSVGFIAFANGGNLTEKIQTGLAAGTYCDIISGSLVNKTCTGKSVVVDGKGVASIRILESDFEGVVAVFVNSKK, encoded by the exons ATGCGTAAACCACAGTTTGTGTTATTGACAATTGTCGTAAGTTTATGGCTCGTGCAAGGCcaaaaaaaaccaaacttTGCCGCCAATCGTAGCGTAATAGTCCATTTAAACGAATGGAAGTGGGCTGACATTGGTGATGAGTGTGAGAGGTACCTCCAGTATGGGTCCTTCGGCGGAGTCCAG ATTTCGCCAGTCGCCGAAAACGTGATTGTCAAAGGCCGCCCATGGTGGGAAAGATACCAGCCCGTGAGTTACAACCTCACCACTCGCTCAGGCTCCGAATCCCAACTCTCTGACATGATTTCCAGATGTAACAAAGTCGGAATTAG GATTTATGCAGATGTGATCTTTAACCACATGGCGGCTCTTACCGGAATTGGCACGGCAGGAAATAAAGCAATGAGCGACGTTAAAATTTATCCCGGCGTGCCTTACACTCCGGAGGATTTTCATCCTACTTGTAATATTCCGAATTATTTAGATCCCGAAGTTGTGAGGAACTGCGAACTTAATAATCTGAGAGACTTAGACCAA TCCACACAGAACGTCCAACTGAGAATTGTAACGTATTTGAATAAGTTGATTGGGCTAGGGGTTGCAGGCTTCCGGGTTGATTCGGCTAAATACATCGCGACCGAACAATTGGAAGAAATTTACTCCAAACTTAACGATCTCAACACGAGTTTTTTCCCGCCCAAAACCAGATCTTTTATCTACCAAGACGTTccagtttttg ACAATGATGTGATCGGTAATGAGGGCTACGCAAAATTGGGAAATGTGCTCGAGTCGAGATTTAGTCTGGCGATAAGTCGTGTCTTCAGCGGCAAAGACAATTTAACGAATTTGCAAAATTGGGGCCCCGACTGGGGCTTCATCCCAACCAATGACTCAGTTGTCT GTCACAACAACCAACGAAACGGCCAAATTTTAAACTACCAAGCTCTAAAACTGTACAAAATGGCTCTAGCTTTCATGCTATCACACCCCTATGGCTTGCCAAGGATCATTTCGAGTTACTTTTTCCACAACAAGGACGTAGGTTCTCCGCAGGATTCGGACGAAAACGTCAAATCTCCGATTATTTACACGGATGGTTCTTGTGGGAACGGTTTTGTGTGTGAACACCGTTGGCCCCAAGTGAGGAACATGGTCGATTTCAGGAATGCGGTTTCAGGGACTGAGATTgggaattggtggtcaaataACGAACAACAGATTGCGTTTTCTCGAGGGAGTGTTGGATTTATTGCGTTCGCAAATGGAGGAAATTTGACTGAGAAAATTCAAACTGGGCTAGCTGCCGGCACTTATTGCGACATTATTTCGGGGAGTTTGGTCAACAAGACTTGCACCGGCAAGAGTGTGGTTGTTGATGGTAAAGGAGTCGCCAGTATTAGGATTTTGGAGTCGGATTTCGAAGGAGTTGTTGCGGTGTTTGttaacagtaaaaaataa
- the LOC664392 gene encoding alpha-amylase, with translation MLSLVSCLCFLPLIASSYKSPHFSPNRSTIVHLFEWKWSSIASECENFLQHKAYAGVQVSPPNENLIIDGRPWWERYQPVSYVLITRSGNASSFADMVKRCNAVGVRIYVDAVINHMSAGNGVGTGGSLANASHKFYPGVPYGPDDFNKNCEITNFDNNENARNCELVGLKDLNQSKKYVKGKIIEYLNHLIDLGVAGFRIDAARHMWPSDLREIYSNLKNLNTEFGFAENLRPFIYQEVPTMDKEYTKLGALVEFNYGKSLSNVFRGNDKLKWLVNWGPSWGLIDGSDAVAFIDNHDTQRDKNGHILSHKKAKQYKMAVAFMLAHPYGTTRIISSYAFNDFNQGPPADKTGDLIPPNFNKDNTCGNGYVCEHRWREIYSMVQFRNVVAGTGVENFWSNDDQQISFCRGNKGFIVFTNWGDVERDLQTCLPPGIYCDVISGSLKAGNCTGKAVRVKSDGKGFIRLGALEFNGVLTIHEKSKLK, from the exons ATGTTAAGCCTTGTGTCGTGTCTGTGTTTTCTCCCCTTGATAGCCTCCTCGTACAAATCGCCTCATTTCTCCCCCAACCGCTCCACCATCGTCCACCTATTCGAATGGAAATGGTCGAGCATCGCCTCCGAATGCGAAAACTTCCTCCAGCACAAAGCCTACGCCGGCGTTCAG GTTTCACCCCCGAACGAAAACTTAATAATTGACGGCCGACCTTGGTGGGAAAGATACCAGCCTGTGAGCTACGTATTGATTACGAGGTCCGGTAACGCGAGTTCTTTCGCTGATATGGTCAAGAGATGCAACGCTGTGGGCGTGAG AATTTACGTTGATGCTGTTATTAATCACATGTCGGCGGGAAATGGGGTCGGGACCGGTGGCAGCCTGGCAAATGCCTCGCATAAATTTTACCCAGGAGTGCCATACGGCCCCGatgatttcaataaaaattgcgAAATAACCAACTTTGATAATAACGAAAATGCAAGAAACTGCGAACTGGTCGGTCTGAAAGACTTGAATCAG AGCAAGAAATACGTGAAGGGCAAAATAATCGAATACTTGAATCATTTAATCGACCTGGGGGTGGCGGGGTTCCGAATCGACGCCGCACGACACATGTGGCCCTCAGACTTGAGAGAAATCTACTcgaatttgaaaaatctaaaCACTGAGTTTGGCTTTGCCGAAAATTTGAGACCGTTTATTTACCAGGAGGTGCCAACAATGG ACAAGGAATATACAAAATTGGGAGCTTTGGTCGAGTTCAATTATGGGAAATCGTTAAGTAATGTGTTTAGAGGCaatgataaattaaaatggTTGGTCAATTGGGGCCCATCGTGGGGTCTAATCGATGGTTCAGACGCTGTTGCGTTTATTGACAACCACGACACCCAGCGGGACAAAAATGGGCACATTTTGAGCCACAAAAAAGCAAAGCAGTACAAGATGGCAGTTGCGTTTATGTTGGCACACCCATATGGTACGACCCGGATTATTTCGAGTTATGCCTTCAATGATTTCAATCAAG gTCCCCCGGCTGATAAGACCGGTGATTTAATTCCTCCAAACTTTAATAAGGATAACACTTGTGGCAATGGTTACGTCTGCGAGCATCGCTGGAGAGAAATCTACAGCATGGTGCAATTCCGGAACGTCGTTGCTGGGACCGGTGTTGAAAATTTCTGGTCGAACGATGATCAGCAAATATCGTTCTGTCGCGGAAATAAgggttttatagtttttactAATTGGGGCGATGTTGAGCGGGATTTACAGACGTGTCTACCTCCCGGGATTTACTGTGATGTTATATCAGGAAGTCTGAAGGCCGGAAATTGCACCGGGAAAGCCGTTAGAGTAAAAAGTGACGGCAAAGGGTTTATTCGGCTGGGGGCGCTTGAGTTTAATGGTGTCCTGACGATACACGAAAAgtcaaaattgaaataa
- the LOC107399231 gene encoding alpha-amylase-like, with product MQFKPILFLCLATLALGQKDPHFAADRNSIVHLFEWKWSDIADECERFLAPKGFGGVQISPPNENLVVTSSNRPWWERYQPVSYILNTRSGDETALADMISRCNAVGVRIYVDTVINHMTGMGGTGTAGSQADRDGKNYPAVPYGSGDFHDSCTVNNYQDASNVRNCELVGLADLNQGSDYVRSKIIEYMNHLVDLGVAGFRVDAAKHMWPADLEAIYGSLKNLNTDHGFLDGQKPFIFQEVIDLGGEAISKHEYTGFGTVIEFQYGLSLGNAFQGGNQLANLANWGPEWNLLDGLDAVAFIDNHDNQRTGGSQILTYKNPKPYKMAIAFMLAHPYGTTRLMSSFAFDNNDQGPPQDDAGNLISPSINDDGTCGNGYVCEHRWRQIFNMVGFRNAVQGTGIENWWSDGNQQIAFGRGNKGFVAFTIGYDLNQHLQTGLPAGSYCDVISGNAENGSCSGKTITVGGDGYADISLGANEDDGVIAIHVNAKL from the exons ATGCAATTCAAACCCATCCTCTTCCTGTGTTTAGCAACTTTGGCTTTGGGCCAAAAAGACCCACACTTTGCCGCTGACAGAAACTCAATCGTGCATTTATTCGAATGGAAATGGTCAGACATCGCTGACGAGTGCGAGCGATTCTTGGCACCGAAAGGTTTCGGCGGAGTTCAA ATTTCACCACCTAACGAAAATTTAGTCGTAACAAGCAGTAACAGACCATGGTGGGAGAGGTACCAACCGGTGAGTTACATCCTCAATACGCGATCAGGGGACGAAACGGCTTTGGCTGACATGATCAGTCGATGCAATGCCGTTGGAGTCAG GATTTATGTAGATACTGTCATCAACCACATGACTGGAATGGGCGGTACTGGGACCGCTGGCTCACAGGCGGACCGTGATGGGAAAAATTACCCGGCAGTACCATATGGGTCTGGAGATTTTCACGACTCTTGCACTGTTAATAATTACCAAGACGCCAGCAATGTGCGGAATTGTGAACTTGTGGGACTTGCTGACTTGAATCAA GGTTCGGATTACGTCCGAAGCAAGATTATTGAATACATGAACCACTTGGTCGACCTGGGGGTTGCAGGGTTTCGGGTGGATGCAGCAAAACACATGTGGCCGGCCGACCTAGAGGCAATTTACGGCAGTTtgaagaatttaaacactgaTCATGGTTTTCTCGACGGCCAGAAACCGTTCATCTTCCAGGAAGTCATCGATTTGG GTGGTGAAGCAATCAGCAAACATGAATATACCGGCTTCGGTACTGTCATAGAATTCCAATATGGGCTAAGTCTAGGTAATGCTTTCCAAGGGGGCAACCAACTGGCCAATTTGGCCAACTGGGGCCCGGAGTGGAACCTGCTCGATGGTCTCGACGCCGTTGCTTTCATCGACAACCACGACAACCAAAGAACAGGGGGCTCCCAGATCCTCACGTACAAGAACCCAAAACCGTACAAAATGGCCATTGCTTTCATGCTAGCGCACCCATATGGTACCACTCGTCTGATGTCGAGCTTCGCCTTTGATAACAACGACCAAGGGCCGCCGCAAGACGATGCTGGTAATTTGATAAGCCCGAGTATCAATGACGATGGTACTTGTGGTAATGGTTACGTGTGCGAACACCGATGGCGCCAGATTTTCAACATGGTTGGGTTCAGAAACGCCGTTCAAGGAACGGGAATTGAGAATTGGTGGTCGGATGGTAACCAGCAGATCGCCTTCGGGAGAGGAAACAAAGGATTTGTCGCCTTCACCATCGGGTACGACCTCAACCAGCATTTGCAAACAGGACTTCCGGCTGGGTCGTACTGTGACGTGATAAGTGGTAACGCGGAAAATGGGTCTTGTTCGGGGAAAACCATCACGGTTGGAGGAGATGGATATGCCGATATTTCCCTCGGAGCTAATGAAGATGATGGAGTGATTGCTATTCATGTTAAtgccaaattgtaa
- the LOC103315140 gene encoding LOW QUALITY PROTEIN: alpha-amylase (The sequence of the model RefSeq protein was modified relative to this genomic sequence to represent the inferred CDS: deleted 2 bases in 1 codon) has translation MYFHTISPVAENVIVKGRPWWERYQPVSYNLTTRSGSESQLSDMISRCNKVGIRIYADVIFNHMAAFTGIGTAGNKAMSDDKIYPGVPYTPEDFHPTCNIPNYLDPEVVRNCELNNLRDLDQSTQNVQLRIVTYLNKLIGLGVAGFRVDSAKYIATEQLEEIYSKLNDLNTSFFPPKTRPFIYQDVPVFGKKKTHNFVEIFRNYSTELGNVLESRFSPAISRVFSGKDNLTNLQNWGPDWGFIPTNDSVVFVDSHNNQRNGQILNYQTLKQYKMALAFMLSHPYGLPRIISSYFFHNKDVGPPQDSDENVKSPIIYSDGSCGNGFVCEHRWPQVRNMVDFRNAVSGTEIGNWWSNNEQQIAFSRGSVGFIAFANGGNLTEKIQTGLAAGTYCDIISGSLVNKTCTGKSVVVDGKGVASVRILESDFEGVVAVFVNSKK, from the exons ATGTATTTCCATACA ATTTCGCCAGTCGCCGAAAACGTGATTGTCAAAGGCCGCCCATGGTGGGAAAGATACCAGCCCGTGAGTTACAACCTCACCACTCGCTCAGGCTCCGAATCCCAACTCTCTGACATGATTTCCAGATGTAACAAAGTCGGAATTAG GATTTATGCAGATGTGATCTTCAACCACATGGCGGCTTTTACCGGAATTGGCACGGCAGGAAATAAAGCAATGAGCGACGATAAAATTTATCCCGGCGTGCCTTACACTCCGGAGGATTTTCATCCTACTTGTAATATTCCGAATTATTTAGATCCCGAAGTTGTGAGGAACTGCGAACTTAATAATCTGAGAGACTTAGACCAA TCCACACAGAACGTCCAACTGAGAATTGTAACGTATTTGAATAAGTTGATTGGGCTAGGGGTTGCAGGCTTCCGGGTTGATTCAGCTAAATACATCGCGACCGAACAATTGGAAGAAATTTACTCCAAACTTAACGATCTCAACACGAGTTTTTTCCCGCCCAAAACCAGACCTTTTATCTACCAAGACGTTccagtttttggtaaaaaaaaaacacataattttgtAGAAATATTTCGTAATTATTCCACAGA ATTGGGAAATGTGCTCGAGTCGAGATTTAGTCCGGCGATAAGTCGTGTCTTCAGCGGCAAAGACAATTTAACGAATTTGCAAAATTGGGGCCCCGACTGGGGTTTCATCCCAACCAACGACTCAGTTGTGTTTGTCGACAGTCACAACAACCAAAGAAACGGCCAAATTTTAAACTACCAAACTCTAAAACAGTACAAAATGGCCCTAGCTTTCATGCTATCACACCCCTATGGCTTGCCAAGGATCATTTCCAGTTACTTTTTCCACAACAAGGACGTAGGTCCTCCGCAGGATTCGGACGAAAACGTAAAATCTCCGATTATTTACTCGGATGGTTCTTGTGGGAACGGTTTTGTGTGTGAACACCGGTGGCCCCAAGTGAGGAACATGGTCGATTTCAGGAATGCGGTTTCAGGGACTGAGATTgggaattggtggtcaaataACGAACAACAGATTGCGTTTTCTCGAGGGAGTGTTGGATTTATTGCGTTCGCAAATGGAGGAAATTTGACTGAGAAAATTCAAACTGGGCTAGCTGCCGGCACTTATTGCGACATTATTTCGGGGAGTTTGGTCAACAAGACTTGCACCGGCAAGAGTGTGGTTGTTGATGGTAAAGGAGTCGCCAGTGTTAGGATTTTGGAGTCGGATTTCGAAGGAGTTGTTGCGGTGTTTGttaacagtaaaaaataa
- the LOC664389 gene encoding LOW QUALITY PROTEIN: alpha-amylase-like (The sequence of the model RefSeq protein was modified relative to this genomic sequence to represent the inferred CDS: substituted 1 base at 1 genomic stop codon) produces MLSLVSCLCFLPLIASSYKSPHFSPNRSTIVHLFEWKWSSIASECENFLQHKAYAGVQVSPPNENLIIDGRPWWERYQPVSYVLITRSGNASSFADMVKRCNAVGVRIYVDAVINHMSAGNGVGTGGSVANASHKFYPGVPYGPDDFNKNCEITNFDNNENARNCELVGLKDLNQSKKYVKGKIIEYLNHLIDLGVAGFRIDAARHMWPSDLREIYSNLKNLNTEFGFAENLRPFIYQEVPTMDKEYTKLGALVEFNYGKSLSDVFRGNDKLKWLVNWGPSWGLIDGSDAVAFIDNHDTQRDKNGHILSHKKAKQYKMAVAFMLAHPYGTTRIISSYAFNDFNXGPPADKTGDLIPPNFNKDNTCGNGYVCEHRWREIYSMVQFRNVVAGTGVENFWSNDDQQISFCRGNKGFIVFTNWGDVKRDLQTCLPPGIYCDVISGSLEAGNCTGKAVRVKSDGKGFIRLGALEFNGVLAIHEKSKLK; encoded by the exons ATGTTAAGCCTTGTGTCGTGTCTGTGTTTTCTCCCCTTGATAGCCTCCTCGTACAAATCGCCCCATTTCTCCCCCAACCGTTCCACCATCGTCCACCTTTTCGAATGGAAATGGTCGAGCATCGCCTCCGAATGCGAAAACTTCCTCCAGCACAAAGCCTACGCCGGCGTTCAG GTTTCACCCCCGAACGAAAACTTAATAATTGACGGCCGACCTTGGTGGGAAAGATACCAGCCTGTGAGCTACGTATTGATTACGAGGTCCGGTAACGCGAGTTCTTTCGCTGATATGGTCAAGAGATGCAACGCAGTGGGCGTGAG AATTTACGTTGATGCTGTTATTAATCACATGTCGGCGGGAAATGGGGTCGGGACCGGTGGCAGCGTGGCAAATGCCTCGCATAAATTTTACCCAGGAGTGCCATACGGCCCCGatgatttcaataaaaattgcgAAATAACCAACTTTGATAATAACGAAAATGCAAGAAACTGCGAACTGGTCGGTCTGAAAGACTTGAATCAG AGCAAGAAATACGTGAAGGGCAAAATAATCGAATACTTGAATCATTTAATCGACCTGGGGGTGGCGGGGTTCCGAATCGACGCCGCACGACACATGTGGCCCTCAGACTTGAGAGAAATCTACTcgaatttgaaaaatctaaaCACTGAGTTTGGCTTTGCCGAAAATTTGAGACCGTTTATTTACCAGGAGGTGCCAACAATGG acaAGGAATATACAAAATTGGGAGCTTTGGTCGAGTTCAATTATGGGAAATCGTTAAGTGATGTGTTTAGAGGCaatgataaattaaaatggTTGGTCAATTGGGGCCCATCGTGGGGTCTAATCGATGGTTCAGACGCTGTTGCGTTTATTGACAACCACGACACCCAGCGGGACAAAAATGGGCACATTTTGAGCCACAAAAAAGCAAAGCAGTACAAGATGGCAGTTGCGTTTATGTTGGCACACCCATATGGTACGACCCGGATTATTTCGAGTTATGCCTTCAATGATTTCAATTAAG gTCCCCCGGCTGATAAGACCGGTGATTTAATTCCTCCAAACTTTAATAAGGATAACACTTGTGGCAATGGTTACGTCTGCGAGCATCGCTGGAGAGAAATCTACAGCATGGTTCAATTCCGGAACGTCGTTGCTGGGACCGGTGTTGAAAATTTCTGGTCGAACGATGATCAGCAAATATCGTTCTGTCGCGGAAATAAgggttttatagtttttactAATTGGGGCGATGTTAAGCGGGATTTACAGACGTGTCTACCTCCCGGGATTTACTGTGATGTTATATCAGGAAGTCTGGAGGCCGGAAATTGCACCGGGAAAGCCGTTAGAGTAAAAAGTGACGGCAAAGGGTTTATTCGGCTGGGGGCGCTTGAGTTTAATGGTGTCCTGGCGATACACGAAAAgtcaaaattgaaataa